The following are encoded together in the Planctobacterium marinum genome:
- the yihA gene encoding ribosome biogenesis GTP-binding protein YihA/YsxC translates to MSIYSKATFTISAPDIRHLKVDEGIEVAFAGRSNAGKSSALNALTRQKSLARTSKTPGRTQQINVFEIAEDKRLIDLPGYGFAQVPKAMKEKWQRALGEYLEKRQSLKGLVVLMDIRHPLKDLDQQLISWAVASEIPVLALLTKADKLKSGKRKAQVAMAQEAAMAFCGDVEVAAFSSTSKIGLPILESKLNHWFGFDNETDEQV, encoded by the coding sequence GTGAGCATTTATTCTAAAGCAACATTTACTATTAGCGCCCCTGATATAAGGCATTTAAAGGTTGATGAGGGCATTGAAGTCGCTTTTGCCGGACGCTCCAATGCTGGTAAATCCAGCGCCTTGAATGCTTTGACGCGGCAAAAAAGCCTGGCGCGTACCAGTAAAACCCCGGGTCGAACACAACAGATTAACGTATTTGAAATTGCCGAAGATAAAAGACTAATCGATCTTCCCGGATATGGATTTGCCCAGGTGCCAAAGGCAATGAAAGAAAAGTGGCAAAGAGCATTGGGTGAATATCTTGAAAAACGACAGAGTCTAAAAGGCTTAGTGGTTTTAATGGATATCAGACACCCTTTAAAAGATCTCGATCAGCAATTGATTAGCTGGGCGGTCGCCAGTGAGATCCCCGTGCTGGCGCTGTTAACTAAAGCAGACAAGCTCAAATCGGGGAAACGAAAAGCCCAGGTGGCTATGGCTCAAGAGGCTGCTATGGCGTTTTGTGGCGATGTTGAAGTCGCTGCATTCTCTTCCACGAGTAAAATAGGATTGCCTATACTGGAGAGTAAATTAAATCATTGGTTTGGGTTTGATAACGAAACTGATGAACAGGTTTGA
- a CDS encoding c-type cytochrome, with product MKKWLLLLGLAAGFGQMAFAEGDAEAGKSKAATCAACHGNDGNSMIPMNPKIAGQHEGYLAKQLMDFRLASQTGGAEGRNNAVMNGMAAGLSDQDIADLSAWFASQTMSKGETPEDVIEAGKALYTGGDLERGITACIACHGPRGNGMELANFPDISGQHSDYTKSQLEQFRSGQRANDLNGMMRDIAKKLTDEDIRVLSLYVSGLH from the coding sequence ATGAAAAAATGGCTTTTATTGCTTGGACTAGCTGCAGGTTTTGGTCAAATGGCGTTTGCTGAGGGTGATGCCGAGGCTGGTAAATCAAAAGCAGCAACCTGTGCTGCATGTCATGGCAATGACGGAAATAGCATGATCCCTATGAACCCTAAAATCGCAGGACAGCACGAAGGTTACCTGGCTAAGCAGCTTATGGACTTTAGACTAGCCTCACAAACTGGTGGTGCTGAAGGCAGAAATAACGCAGTAATGAATGGCATGGCGGCCGGTTTGTCTGATCAAGATATTGCCGACTTGTCTGCGTGGTTTGCCAGTCAAACTATGAGTAAAGGCGAGACGCCAGAAGATGTTATTGAAGCGGGCAAAGCACTTTACACTGGTGGAGATCTGGAGCGTGGTATTACCGCTTGTATCGCTTGTCACGGTCCTAGAGGAAATGGCATGGAACTGGCCAATTTTCCGGATATTAGTGGTCAACACAGCGATTATACTAAATCTCAACTTGAACAGTTCAGAAGCGGTCAACGTGCCAACGACCTCAACGGCATGATGCGCGATATAGCTAAAAAGTTAACTGACGAAGACATCCGCGTACTGTCACTTTATGTTTCCGGATTGCATTAA
- a CDS encoding TonB-dependent receptor plug domain-containing protein has translation MAKIKTRKSYLQYCISLLLVLPSSAVTLAQTTISLDSADDFEDEDIEQVRVIGTRNFGRSSAQLPVAVDTIDAQRLRSTGHFEVGRMLQNTAPSFNFSSSAISDGTDAIRPATLRGLGPDQTLVLINNKRRHTAALVHINTSVGRGTSGTDLNAIPAGAIKRIEILRDGAAAQYGSDAIAGVINIILKDDVDYSSVYGSYGLHQEGDGNSALLSANHSIESEFGTINATLEYRDRGSTNRAGQSGVCQYLLSCSDTDGDGVLETSDPREIAFPRTNFQIGDAEVKQLSGALNGYRETFDGEYYGFVTFSLRETQSKGFFRRANELEKNPLIDGTQSFYSDGFLPEIDSQLLDYSINAGYSTLLESNINMDISFTFGRNQMQFDVNNSVNASFVQEQVNSGLSAQQIKANTPTQAYAGELTTSLGTVNLDFVSERIRKNYAWGLELRLDQYEINQGDEYAWFDYDGIEGVGAAGIQVFPGFTPDNEVSETRFVYSAYLDAEWDVTTKSLVSGALRYDHYQGFGGTLNAKLAGRLDFSPALAIRGSINTGFRAPSMQQLYFNNISTQFNNGSAAQVGTFRNDSDLAHQIGIRELQEEQSVSFNAGLLYSNHNITATLDFYLINIDDRIVISEQLTRGLGSLQLDQALLQNSVQSAQFFINAAETETKGLDLVVSWFPELADSDLELTAALNITDTEVTNINASGSLSELNDLDLFGEQARSIIEDWQPESHAILSANYTYEDWQLDFNLNRYGKYRVIDGQQSQQFSSKWLADVRAGYPLTEATLIHFGVNNLTNTYPDTNLIGQSREGRIETNTGDVVVDSAGVFTYSRRAAPFGFNGRFYYAGIESRF, from the coding sequence TTGGCTAAAATAAAAACGCGCAAAAGCTATCTACAATACTGCATATCTCTGTTGCTGGTTTTGCCCTCTTCAGCGGTCACTTTAGCGCAAACCACCATAAGCCTCGACTCTGCTGACGATTTTGAAGATGAAGACATTGAGCAGGTGCGGGTTATAGGTACTCGTAATTTTGGTCGTAGTAGTGCCCAGTTGCCCGTCGCTGTAGATACTATAGATGCTCAAAGATTGCGTAGCACCGGTCACTTTGAAGTGGGCAGAATGCTGCAAAATACTGCGCCCTCTTTCAACTTTTCCAGTTCAGCTATCAGTGATGGCACAGATGCAATAAGACCCGCCACCCTGCGAGGATTAGGTCCTGACCAGACCTTGGTTTTGATCAATAATAAACGGCGGCACACCGCTGCACTGGTACATATTAACACCTCTGTGGGTAGAGGCACTTCAGGGACGGATCTGAATGCGATACCGGCTGGAGCCATTAAGCGCATTGAAATATTGCGCGACGGTGCCGCGGCGCAATACGGCTCTGACGCCATAGCAGGTGTGATTAATATTATCCTCAAAGACGATGTCGATTATTCTTCCGTGTACGGTAGTTATGGTCTGCATCAAGAAGGCGATGGCAATTCAGCTCTTTTATCAGCTAACCACTCAATTGAATCAGAATTCGGCACTATAAATGCGACACTTGAATATAGAGACAGGGGTTCTACCAATCGCGCTGGACAATCTGGAGTATGCCAGTACTTACTATCTTGCTCAGATACTGATGGTGATGGCGTATTAGAAACCAGTGACCCGAGAGAAATCGCATTTCCCAGAACCAACTTTCAAATAGGTGACGCCGAGGTAAAACAGTTGTCAGGTGCCTTAAATGGCTATCGCGAAACCTTTGATGGTGAGTATTATGGGTTTGTTACTTTTTCCTTGCGAGAAACCCAATCCAAAGGCTTCTTCAGAAGAGCCAATGAACTGGAGAAAAATCCTCTTATTGATGGCACGCAAAGTTTTTACTCTGATGGCTTTTTACCTGAAATAGATTCTCAACTTTTGGATTATTCAATTAATGCCGGTTATTCCACATTGTTGGAAAGTAATATCAATATGGATATCTCTTTCACATTTGGTCGTAATCAAATGCAATTTGATGTGAATAATTCCGTCAATGCTTCTTTTGTGCAAGAACAAGTAAATAGTGGCCTGAGCGCTCAACAAATCAAAGCAAATACCCCGACCCAAGCTTATGCCGGGGAATTAACCACCTCTTTGGGAACAGTAAACCTGGACTTTGTGAGTGAGCGCATCAGAAAAAACTACGCGTGGGGATTAGAGCTTCGGTTAGATCAATATGAAATTAACCAAGGAGATGAATATGCCTGGTTTGATTACGATGGTATTGAAGGTGTTGGTGCGGCAGGCATTCAGGTATTTCCGGGATTTACACCAGATAATGAGGTAAGTGAAACGCGCTTTGTTTATTCAGCTTATTTGGATGCAGAATGGGATGTGACCACTAAAAGTCTTGTAAGTGGTGCGCTTCGTTATGATCACTATCAAGGTTTTGGCGGCACTCTCAACGCAAAACTGGCAGGTCGCCTTGATTTCTCCCCTGCACTTGCCATTCGAGGCTCCATTAACACAGGCTTTCGCGCGCCTTCAATGCAACAACTTTATTTCAATAATATTAGTACTCAATTCAACAATGGTAGCGCAGCACAAGTAGGTACTTTTCGCAACGATAGCGATTTAGCTCACCAAATTGGCATCCGGGAGTTGCAAGAAGAACAATCTGTCAGTTTCAATGCCGGCTTGCTTTATAGCAATCACAACATCACTGCAACACTGGATTTTTACCTCATCAATATTGATGACAGAATCGTTATCAGCGAACAATTAACTCGAGGATTAGGTAGTCTTCAGCTTGACCAGGCCTTGCTGCAAAACAGCGTGCAAAGTGCACAGTTTTTTATCAATGCCGCAGAAACGGAAACCAAAGGACTTGATTTAGTGGTTTCCTGGTTCCCAGAATTAGCAGATAGCGACCTCGAACTCACTGCTGCTTTAAACATTACTGATACCGAGGTAACAAACATCAATGCCAGTGGCAGTTTGTCGGAGCTCAACGACCTGGATTTGTTTGGCGAGCAAGCCAGATCCATCATCGAAGATTGGCAACCTGAATCCCACGCCATTTTGTCTGCTAACTATACCTACGAAGATTGGCAACTAGATTTCAATCTGAACCGCTATGGAAAGTATCGCGTAATCGACGGGCAACAAAGCCAGCAATTTTCCAGCAAATGGCTGGCAGACGTTCGCGCGGGTTATCCTCTCACCGAAGCCACCCTGATTCATTTCGGGGTCAATAATCTTACAAACACCTATCCAGATACCAATTTAATTGGCCAAAGCCGAGAAGGTCGAATAGAAACCAATACAGGTGATGTGGTGGTAGACTCTGCTGGCGTATTTACCTATTCCAGAAGGGCCGCTCCTTTCGGCTTTAATGGTCGGTTTTATTACGCCGGAATCGAAAGCCGTTTTTAG
- the polA gene encoding DNA polymerase I — MTAKNNAPFILVDGSSYLFRAFHGLPPLTNSKGMATGAIYGVINMLKSLIKQYNPELMAVIFDAKGKTFRDDIYPEYKANRPPMPDELREQIKPLHEIVAAMGLPLLVIEGVEADDVIGTLAKQASEAGMQTLISTGDKDMAQLVNDKVELINTMTNTLMDVPTVKEKFGVGPELIIDYLALKGDKVDNIPGVPGVGDKSATSLLNGIGGVDEIYARLDEIASLEFRGAKNFANKIRDFEQQAKLSYELATIKLDVPLDTSPADLKIKPADNNSLIEFFSDLEFKRWHQELLNAADAFSPANIETAQAENTVESTSSAASVEYETILTEQQLQNWLDKLSSAACFAVDTETTNLNYMQAELVGISFATEEHKAAYLPLRHDYPGAPEQLPFEDTLAKLKPILENEDIRKVGQHLKYDQNVLSHYNIKINGVCNDTMLASYVLNSVAGKHDMDSLAQRYLQTSTVSFEDIAGKGVKQLTFNQIDLDKAAHYAAEDADITLRLHNELNKQLSNSPSLIKVLQEIEIPLASALARVEQNGVYIDVQKMQELSNSFAIRSAEIEQQVHAEAGEIFNLSSTKQLQEILFNKLSLPVLKKTPKGAPSTSEEVLQELALDYPIPRLIMEYRGLTKLRNTYTDKLPKMVDSKTGRVHTSYHQAVAVTGRLSSTEPNLQNIPIRNEAGRSIRKAFVAPAGYKIMAADYSQIELRIMAHLSGDEGLINAFKKGLDIHKSTAAEVFDVPLEEVTADQRRSAKAINFGLIYGMSAFGLSRQLNIPRNEAQKYMDLYFERYPGVLRYMEETRASAAEKGYVETVYGRRLYLPEINARNGARRKAAERAAINAPMQGTAADIIKMAMLRVDNWLSHQNSDDIKMIMQVHDELVFEIKEQKLEEYSSEIKKLMEAENSLEIPLIVECGEGDNWEEAH; from the coding sequence ATGACCGCAAAGAATAACGCACCTTTTATCTTAGTGGATGGTTCATCCTACCTTTTCAGAGCCTTTCACGGGCTTCCGCCACTAACCAACTCTAAAGGCATGGCGACCGGCGCTATATACGGCGTAATAAACATGCTAAAGAGCTTAATAAAGCAATATAATCCAGAGTTGATGGCGGTTATTTTTGACGCAAAGGGCAAAACCTTCCGCGACGACATTTACCCAGAATACAAGGCCAATCGCCCACCCATGCCCGATGAGTTGAGGGAGCAAATAAAACCCTTGCATGAAATTGTAGCAGCAATGGGATTGCCGCTATTGGTTATTGAAGGTGTCGAGGCCGACGATGTCATAGGAACACTAGCTAAGCAAGCTTCAGAAGCCGGTATGCAGACCTTGATCAGCACAGGCGACAAGGATATGGCCCAGTTGGTAAATGACAAAGTCGAACTGATTAACACCATGACAAACACCCTAATGGATGTGCCAACTGTCAAAGAAAAGTTTGGTGTCGGTCCGGAGCTGATCATCGATTATCTGGCATTAAAAGGGGACAAAGTTGATAACATACCGGGCGTACCAGGCGTTGGTGATAAAAGTGCTACCAGCCTGTTAAACGGTATAGGTGGCGTAGATGAAATCTATGCAAGGCTTGACGAAATTGCGTCATTGGAGTTTAGAGGGGCGAAGAACTTTGCTAACAAAATCCGTGATTTTGAACAGCAGGCTAAACTCTCTTATGAGCTTGCCACCATTAAACTAGACGTTCCTTTGGATACCTCTCCTGCGGATTTGAAAATAAAGCCAGCAGATAATAATAGTCTCATTGAATTTTTTAGTGATCTTGAATTTAAACGTTGGCACCAGGAATTGTTAAACGCGGCAGATGCTTTTTCACCAGCTAACATTGAAACAGCACAAGCAGAAAATACGGTTGAGAGCACCAGCAGCGCTGCGTCTGTCGAATACGAAACAATTTTAACTGAACAGCAACTTCAAAACTGGCTAGATAAGTTGTCATCGGCTGCCTGTTTTGCAGTAGATACTGAAACCACAAACTTAAATTACATGCAAGCAGAGCTGGTAGGTATCTCTTTCGCTACAGAGGAGCACAAAGCAGCTTATTTGCCATTGAGACACGATTACCCCGGCGCTCCAGAGCAACTACCTTTTGAAGACACCCTGGCGAAGCTAAAACCTATCCTCGAAAATGAGGATATTAGAAAAGTCGGCCAACACCTCAAATACGATCAAAATGTATTGAGTCATTACAATATAAAAATTAACGGGGTATGTAATGACACCATGCTGGCCTCCTATGTTCTCAACAGCGTTGCTGGTAAACACGATATGGATAGCCTGGCACAGCGATATTTACAAACATCCACCGTATCTTTTGAAGACATTGCTGGTAAAGGTGTTAAGCAACTCACCTTTAACCAAATTGATTTAGACAAAGCCGCCCATTATGCAGCGGAAGATGCAGATATTACGCTGCGTTTGCACAACGAACTAAACAAGCAACTAAGTAATAGCCCCTCGCTTATCAAGGTTTTGCAGGAAATTGAAATTCCCTTAGCGTCTGCATTGGCACGCGTTGAACAAAATGGGGTTTATATCGACGTACAAAAAATGCAGGAACTGTCCAATAGTTTTGCTATCCGCTCAGCTGAGATTGAGCAACAAGTTCATGCTGAAGCTGGCGAGATATTTAATTTAAGCTCTACTAAACAATTGCAAGAAATTCTGTTTAACAAGCTTTCTCTACCCGTTCTGAAGAAAACGCCAAAAGGTGCGCCTTCCACTTCAGAAGAAGTACTTCAGGAGTTGGCTTTGGACTATCCTATTCCACGCCTGATTATGGAGTATCGTGGTCTCACTAAGTTGCGCAACACCTATACCGATAAACTGCCTAAAATGGTAGACAGCAAAACCGGGCGAGTGCACACCAGTTACCACCAAGCCGTTGCTGTAACCGGAAGACTGTCTTCAACAGAGCCAAATTTACAAAATATTCCAATCCGTAACGAAGCAGGTAGAAGCATAAGAAAAGCGTTTGTTGCACCTGCAGGCTATAAAATAATGGCCGCGGATTATTCCCAGATTGAACTGCGCATTATGGCGCATCTATCCGGAGATGAAGGCCTGATTAATGCCTTTAAAAAGGGACTGGATATTCACAAATCCACTGCTGCTGAGGTTTTTGATGTGCCGTTAGAAGAAGTCACGGCAGATCAGCGAAGAAGTGCTAAAGCCATTAACTTTGGACTGATTTATGGCATGTCTGCTTTTGGTCTATCGCGGCAGTTAAACATCCCCAGAAATGAAGCACAGAAATACATGGACTTGTACTTTGAGCGCTACCCAGGTGTACTGCGTTATATGGAGGAAACAAGGGCTTCCGCCGCGGAAAAGGGCTACGTAGAGACAGTATACGGGCGTAGGCTTTATTTGCCTGAGATAAACGCCAGAAATGGTGCCAGAAGAAAAGCGGCAGAACGCGCTGCCATCAATGCGCCTATGCAAGGCACTGCCGCTGATATTATTAAGATGGCTATGCTGCGGGTTGACAACTGGCTTAGTCATCAAAACAGTGATGACATTAAAATGATCATGCAAGTACATGATGAACTTGTTTTTGAAATAAAAGAACAGAAACTTGAAGAGTACTCAAGTGAGATAAAGAAACTCATGGAAGCAGAGAATAGCTTAGAAATACCGTTGATTGTAGAGTGTGGTGAGGGTGATAACTGGGAAGAGGCTCATTAA
- a CDS encoding YtoQ family protein: MSMVWQVYLAGEIHTQWRAEITGLSETLGVNAAFCSPITDHQLSDDIGQHITGAEQKAFWNDFKSARLNQARNKVLLEKSDIVVVRFGEQYRQWNSAFDAGYAVAHGKQLISWHDESLNHALKEIDAAAITVVNDVDQVVKALTYICK, encoded by the coding sequence ATGTCGATGGTTTGGCAAGTGTATCTGGCTGGAGAAATCCACACACAATGGCGTGCAGAAATTACGGGGTTAAGTGAAACCTTGGGAGTAAATGCGGCTTTTTGCAGCCCAATAACTGATCATCAACTTAGCGATGATATTGGCCAGCACATCACAGGTGCAGAACAGAAGGCCTTCTGGAATGATTTCAAAAGTGCCCGATTGAATCAAGCACGCAATAAAGTGCTATTAGAGAAATCTGATATCGTGGTAGTGCGCTTTGGTGAGCAATACAGACAATGGAACTCCGCCTTCGATGCTGGTTATGCCGTTGCGCACGGTAAGCAGTTAATTTCCTGGCACGACGAATCCCTCAATCACGCACTAAAAGAAATTGACGCAGCTGCCATAACCGTAGTTAACGACGTTGATCAAGTTGTTAAAGCGTTAACTTACATCTGTAAGTAA
- the yihI gene encoding Der GTPase-activating protein YihI: MPRVKKTRKVTQSAPRPKVRPTENAPKRNKKLNGKAPGNRNSLKDGNPGGNQPGNTADKKDRRLGSKKKISLLSNEKAEQNNNKRLIPKFKTPQEELNYIENDTRLQALMDKMDDGQSVDKTEELYVDQLLARHKTLCELLGISVDADEEDAPQVVPESDDLLDMLEKSPGKFY; the protein is encoded by the coding sequence ATGCCTCGTGTTAAAAAAACTCGAAAGGTCACTCAATCTGCTCCAAGGCCAAAAGTCAGGCCGACTGAAAACGCACCCAAAAGAAATAAAAAGTTAAATGGTAAAGCCCCCGGAAATCGAAACAGCCTGAAAGACGGCAATCCCGGTGGAAATCAACCAGGTAACACAGCCGACAAAAAAGACCGCCGTTTAGGTAGTAAAAAGAAGATCTCTTTGTTGTCGAATGAAAAGGCCGAGCAAAACAATAACAAGCGTTTAATACCCAAATTCAAAACGCCGCAGGAAGAACTAAACTACATAGAAAACGACACCCGATTACAGGCGCTAATGGATAAAATGGATGACGGCCAGAGTGTTGATAAAACAGAAGAGCTTTATGTAGATCAACTATTAGCAAGACACAAAACACTTTGCGAGTTATTGGGTATTAGTGTTGATGCAGATGAAGAGGACGCTCCTCAGGTGGTTCCTGAGTCTGACGATTTACTGGA